One genomic region from Pyxicephalus adspersus chromosome 1, UCB_Pads_2.0, whole genome shotgun sequence encodes:
- the HTR1F gene encoding 5-hydroxytryptamine receptor 1F, which produces MDILNTTEYNCTSGQLTKGITSQIVISLTLSILTIMTTAINSLVIAAIIVTRKLHHPANYLICSLAVTDFLVAVLVMPFSIMYIVKETWVMGQAVCDIWLSVDITCCTCSILHLSAIALDRYRAITDAVEYARKRTPQHAAFMIAVVWIISIFISMPALFWRHQRHNREDECIIKHEHIVFTIYSTFGAFYIPLVLILILYYKIYKAAKSLYHKRNISRCEKEQNGQVLLEACGKSSTFGMVEKSFSDHSTDFDKIHITIRNPLAEMKHEKALRKQRISSNRERKAATTLGLILGAFVICWLPFFVKEFIVNVCDGCYISDDMSNFLTWLGYLNSLINPLIYTIFNEDFKKAFQKLIRCRHYF; this is translated from the coding sequence ATGGATATATTAAATACAACAGAATATAACTGCACTTCAGGACAACTTACAAAAGGGATCACAAGCCAAATTGTTATTTCATTGACATTGTCTATCTTGACAATAATGACAACTGCAATCAACTCTCTGGTAATCGCTGCAATAATTGTGACAAGAAAACTCCACCATCCTGCCAACTATCTAATATGTTCCCTTGCTGTAACAGATTTTCTGGTTGCTGTCCTGGTCATGCCTTTCAGTATTATGTATATTGTGAAGGAAACCTGGGTTATGGGTCAAGCTGTTTGCGACATCTGGTTGAGCGTAGACATTACGTGTTGCACTTGTTCAATACTACACCTCTCAGCAATTGCACTGGATCGCTACAGAGCTATTACTGATGCTGTGGAGTATGCCAGAAAACGGACACCTCAGCATGCTGCCTTTATGATTGCTGTAGTATGGATTATTTCTATCTTTATCTCTATGCCGGCATTGTTCTGGCGCCACCAAAGGCACAACCGCGAAGATGAATGCATCATCAAACACGAACACATTGTTTTTACAATTTACTCTACATTTGGAGCCTTTTATATCCCACTGGTGTTGATActcattctttattataaaatttacaaAGCCGCAAAATCGTTGTATCACAAAAGAAATATAAGTCGATGTGAGAAAGAACAAAACGGCCAGGTTCTTCTGGAGGCGTGTGGGAAAAGTTCTACCTTTGGTATGGTGGAAAAATCTTTCTCGGACCATTCAACAGACTTTGATAAGATCCACATCACTATAAGGAATCCCTTAGCTGAAATGAAACATGAGAAAGCCCTGAGAAAACAAAGGATATCCAGCAACAGAGAACGCAAAGCTGCCACCACATTAGGTCTGATACTGGGGGCCTTTGTAATTTGCTGGCTTCCATTCTTCGTTAAGGAGTTCATTGTAAACGTGTGTGATGGATGTTATATATCTGATGACATGTCCAACTTCCTCACGTGGCTTGGATACCTCAATTCCTTAATCAACCCTCTGATTTATACCATCTTCAACGAAgactttaaaaaagcatttcagaAGCTAATACGCTGCAGACATTACTTTTGA